In one Fodinicola acaciae genomic region, the following are encoded:
- a CDS encoding M1 family metallopeptidase has product MRNRTKVGIAAVAAALTLGVASPAAASSPFTAGAAGVGDPYFPLEGNGGYRPVHYDLNLAYEPADHQLSGTATLLAVATQNLSSFDLDLQGLNVRSVRVNGRAASFTRDGQELVITPRSGLVDRAPFLVSVSYNGSPKTIVGSPIVFGSPYGWLYTDDGAFVGCEPNAASTWYPSDDHPSRKATYTYRITVPSDRQVVANGDFLGAFARGGHKTYVWHETSPMASYLATIDIGKWDITTGRTPSGIRQTDAVDPTLASNADRIRGTTADVTDFWSQKFGPYPFSSTGAIVDNVPEVGFSLETQTRPLYGFAASTGTISHELGHQWFGDSLSVADWRHIWLNEGFATFAGSLWNEHIGGPSTWDSAQATFNRIPASNAFWNQSIADPQRDTMFSNAVYQRGGMTLAALRHRIGDDLFFKLLRTWTSQHRHGNVTTAEFVSLAERVSGQDLTQFFQIWLWDKQKPSNLTAG; this is encoded by the coding sequence GTGCGTAACAGAACCAAGGTTGGCATCGCAGCGGTCGCCGCCGCGCTCACATTGGGGGTGGCGAGCCCGGCGGCGGCGTCCTCGCCATTCACCGCCGGCGCCGCCGGCGTCGGCGACCCGTATTTTCCGTTGGAAGGCAACGGCGGTTACCGGCCTGTTCATTATGATCTCAACCTCGCCTACGAGCCGGCGGATCACCAACTGTCCGGCACCGCCACCCTTTTGGCGGTGGCCACCCAAAACCTGTCGTCCTTCGACCTTGACCTGCAGGGCCTCAACGTCCGGTCCGTACGCGTGAACGGCCGGGCCGCGAGTTTCACCCGGGACGGGCAGGAACTGGTGATCACGCCGCGGTCCGGCCTGGTCGACCGGGCGCCGTTCCTGGTTTCGGTCAGCTACAACGGCTCGCCCAAGACCATCGTCGGCTCGCCGATCGTCTTCGGCTCGCCGTACGGCTGGCTCTACACCGACGACGGCGCTTTCGTCGGCTGCGAGCCAAACGCCGCCAGCACCTGGTATCCCTCCGACGACCATCCGAGCCGGAAAGCGACCTACACCTACCGCATCACCGTCCCGTCCGACCGGCAGGTCGTCGCGAATGGCGACTTCCTCGGCGCGTTCGCTCGCGGTGGCCACAAAACGTACGTGTGGCACGAAACCAGTCCGATGGCCAGCTACCTGGCGACCATCGACATCGGCAAATGGGACATCACCACCGGGCGTACGCCCTCCGGAATCCGGCAGACCGACGCCGTCGACCCGACACTTGCCAGCAACGCAGACCGAATTCGGGGCACCACCGCCGACGTGACCGACTTCTGGTCACAGAAGTTCGGACCTTATCCGTTCAGCTCGACCGGCGCCATCGTCGACAACGTGCCGGAGGTCGGTTTCTCCCTCGAAACGCAGACCCGGCCGCTGTACGGCTTCGCCGCGAGCACCGGCACCATTTCGCACGAGCTCGGTCACCAGTGGTTCGGCGACAGCCTCAGCGTGGCCGACTGGCGACACATCTGGCTCAACGAGGGATTCGCGACATTCGCCGGATCGCTGTGGAACGAACACATCGGCGGACCGTCGACCTGGGACTCCGCGCAGGCGACCTTCAACCGGATCCCGGCCAGCAACGCGTTCTGGAACCAGTCGATCGCGGATCCACAGCGCGACACGATGTTTTCCAATGCTGTCTACCAACGCGGCGGCATGACATTGGCCGCGTTGCGTCACCGGATCGGCGACGACCTGTTCTTCAAACTGCTGCGCACCTGGACGAGCCAGCACCGCCACGGCAACGTGACGACCGCTGAATTCGTATCGCTCGCCGAGCGCGTTTCCGGCCAGGACCTGACGCAGTTCTTCCAGATCTGGCTGTGGGACAAGCAAAAGCCAAGCAACCTCACCGCCGGATAG
- a CDS encoding aminotransferase class V-fold PLP-dependent enzyme: protein MVADELLLNVGTLRADTPGCAEVIHFNNAGCGLMPTPVLTAMLKHLNLEARIGGYEASAAQVDAVHDFYQQTAALLNAKAENIAFASSATHAYSTALSAIPFAPDDVILTTRNDFISNQIAFLSLRKRFGVRVVHAPDAPEGGVDVPAMAVLMRELRPRLVAATHIPTNSGLVQPVAEIGRHCRELDLLYLVDACQSVGQFPIDVEEIGCDLLTSTCRKFLRGPRGSGFLFVADRVLAGGYEPLFIDMYGARWISPGEYAPVATAARFEDWEFPYAALLGCAAAVRYARDVGLAGISHRATRLGQRLRDGLAAIPGVRVYDRGPELAATVTFSLDGWKPQPVKAALDRRSVNSALSFREFAQFDFGDKEVDWCLRLSPHYYNTESEVDRVVAAVGEL, encoded by the coding sequence GTGGTAGCTGACGAACTGCTACTGAACGTCGGCACCCTGCGAGCCGACACGCCGGGTTGCGCCGAGGTGATCCACTTCAACAACGCCGGCTGCGGGCTGATGCCGACGCCGGTGCTGACCGCGATGCTCAAACATCTCAACCTGGAGGCCCGCATCGGCGGTTACGAGGCGTCCGCCGCGCAGGTCGACGCGGTCCACGACTTCTACCAGCAGACGGCCGCACTCCTCAACGCCAAAGCCGAGAACATCGCCTTCGCCAGCAGTGCGACGCACGCGTACTCGACCGCGCTGTCGGCGATCCCGTTCGCACCCGACGACGTCATCCTGACCACGCGCAACGACTTCATCTCCAACCAGATCGCGTTTTTGTCGCTGCGCAAGAGATTCGGCGTACGGGTGGTGCACGCTCCGGACGCGCCGGAGGGCGGTGTCGACGTGCCGGCGATGGCCGTGCTGATGCGCGAGCTCCGGCCGCGGCTGGTCGCCGCGACGCACATCCCGACCAATTCCGGGCTGGTGCAGCCGGTCGCCGAGATCGGCCGGCACTGCCGCGAGCTCGACCTGCTCTATCTGGTCGACGCGTGCCAGTCGGTCGGCCAGTTTCCCATCGATGTCGAGGAAATCGGCTGCGACCTGCTCACCTCCACCTGCCGGAAGTTTCTCCGCGGTCCACGCGGCAGCGGGTTTCTGTTCGTCGCCGACCGGGTTCTCGCCGGCGGATACGAGCCGCTGTTCATCGACATGTACGGCGCGCGGTGGATCTCGCCGGGTGAGTACGCGCCCGTCGCCACCGCCGCGCGGTTCGAGGACTGGGAATTTCCGTACGCCGCGCTGCTCGGCTGTGCCGCCGCCGTCAGGTATGCGCGCGACGTCGGGCTCGCCGGGATTTCGCACCGCGCGACCCGGCTCGGCCAGCGGCTGCGCGACGGCTTGGCGGCGATCCCCGGCGTACGCGTCTACGACCGCGGACCGGAACTGGCCGCCACCGTCACGTTTTCCCTCGACGGCTGGAAACCGCAGCCGGTCAAGGCGGCGCTGGACCGCCGGTCGGTCAACTCGGCGTTGAGCTTCCGCGAGTTCGCGCAGTTCGACTTCGGCGACAAGGAGGTCGACTGGTGCCTGCGGCTTTCGCCGCATTACTACAACACCGAAAGCGAGGTCGACAGGGTCGTCGCGGCCGTCGGTGAGCTGTGA
- a CDS encoding PLP-dependent aminotransferase family protein: MTESSTSGDLLTTLRETVARLAPGDRLPSSRELIRRHNVSPVTVSRAIAQLSAEGVVVTRPGSGTYVSVRTRAADAPDTGWQTVALADRAVDTGSLGPPPEGTIALDGGYLHRSLQPTRALAAALARAARRPDAWDRAPSNGIAALRAIFAGMAGEVSPDEVMITAGGQSSLSMAFRGIVAPGAPVLVESPTYPGALAAARAAGLRPVPVPVDGDGVRPDLLADAFAMTGARLFYCQPTYQNPAGFVLSTDRRRQVVEVARAAGAFVLEDDFARFLSHSSTTPRPLLADDRDGTVVYLTSLTKPAAPSLRIGALIARGPVLERLRAVRLVDDFFVARPLQEAALELLSSPAWDRHVRTLATELRDRRQALAAAIAAELPDWSITAMPAGGLHLWVSLPAGADCQAVADAARQRGVAVSAGRRFFPTEPPAAHLRLGFAATATRADLATAVRQLSSVDPT, translated from the coding sequence ATGACAGAGAGTAGCACTTCTGGAGATCTGTTGACCACTCTCCGCGAGACGGTGGCGCGACTGGCTCCGGGAGACCGGCTGCCGAGCAGCCGCGAGCTGATCCGCCGGCACAACGTCAGCCCGGTCACGGTGTCGCGGGCGATCGCGCAGCTCAGCGCCGAGGGTGTGGTGGTGACGCGGCCCGGCAGCGGCACGTACGTCTCGGTGCGTACGCGCGCCGCGGACGCACCGGACACCGGTTGGCAGACGGTCGCGCTGGCCGACCGCGCGGTCGACACCGGCTCGCTCGGACCGCCGCCGGAGGGGACGATCGCGCTGGACGGCGGCTATCTGCACCGGTCACTGCAGCCGACCCGCGCGCTCGCCGCCGCATTGGCCCGCGCCGCGCGCCGGCCGGACGCCTGGGATCGCGCGCCGAGCAACGGAATCGCCGCCTTGCGCGCGATTTTCGCCGGCATGGCGGGAGAAGTCAGCCCGGACGAGGTGATGATCACCGCTGGCGGCCAAAGCTCGCTGTCGATGGCGTTCCGCGGGATCGTCGCGCCTGGCGCACCGGTGCTGGTCGAGTCGCCGACCTACCCCGGCGCGCTCGCCGCGGCCCGCGCCGCCGGACTGCGACCGGTGCCGGTGCCGGTGGATGGCGACGGCGTACGACCGGACCTGTTGGCCGACGCCTTCGCCATGACCGGCGCCCGACTGTTCTATTGCCAGCCCACGTATCAAAATCCGGCCGGCTTCGTGTTGTCGACGGACCGCCGCCGCCAGGTCGTCGAGGTGGCCAGAGCTGCCGGCGCGTTCGTGCTGGAGGATGACTTCGCGCGTTTTCTCAGCCATTCCAGCACAACCCCGCGGCCGCTGTTGGCAGACGACCGGGACGGCACGGTGGTTTACCTGACATCGTTGACAAAGCCGGCCGCGCCGAGCCTGCGGATCGGCGCCCTGATCGCCCGCGGTCCGGTGCTGGAACGGCTCCGCGCCGTACGCCTGGTGGACGACTTTTTCGTTGCGCGGCCACTCCAGGAAGCCGCGCTGGAGCTGCTCAGCTCACCGGCGTGGGACCGGCATGTGCGTACGCTCGCGACCGAGCTGCGCGATCGCCGGCAGGCGTTGGCCGCCGCGATCGCCGCCGAGCTGCCGGACTGGTCGATCACCGCGATGCCGGCCGGCGGACTGCACCTGTGGGTGAGCCTGCCGGCCGGCGCCGACTGCCAGGCGGTCGCAGACGCCGCGCGGCAACGCGGTGTCGCGGTCAGCGCCGGCCGCCGGTTTTTCCCCACCGAGCCACCGGCCGCCCATCTGCGCCTCGGTTTCGCGGCCACCGCCACTCGCGCCGACCTCGCGACCGCCGTTCGTCAACTCAGCAGCGTCGACCCGACGTGA
- a CDS encoding pyridoxamine 5'-phosphate oxidase family protein, translated as MEQQKILDELAKPVSQELINSHIPARLAFAGTDGFPRVVPVSFEWTGSAFVVCTTTNAKKYPALQKYPKVALTIDTEGYPPRVLLVRGTARTEIVDGVPDEYVAASRKIVPAAEMEQWEAGVRMLYPRMVKITITPEWARLQDFQTTLPQNVEEIIRERSGH; from the coding sequence ATGGAACAGCAGAAGATCCTGGACGAGCTGGCCAAGCCGGTGTCCCAGGAGCTGATCAACTCGCACATTCCGGCGCGGCTCGCCTTCGCCGGTACGGACGGATTCCCGCGGGTCGTGCCGGTCTCGTTCGAGTGGACCGGCTCGGCGTTCGTCGTCTGCACGACCACGAACGCGAAGAAGTATCCGGCGTTGCAGAAATATCCGAAGGTCGCCCTGACCATCGACACCGAAGGCTACCCGCCGCGCGTGCTGCTGGTCCGCGGCACCGCACGTACCGAGATCGTCGACGGTGTCCCGGACGAGTACGTCGCGGCGTCCCGGAAAATCGTGCCGGCGGCGGAGATGGAGCAGTGGGAGGCCGGCGTACGGATGCTCTATCCGCGGATGGTGAAGATCACCATCACCCCGGAATGGGCCCGGCTGCAGGACTTCCAGACGACCCTGCCGCAAAATGTCGAGGAAATCATCCGCGAACGGTCGGGCCACTGA
- a CDS encoding sigma-70 family RNA polymerase sigma factor — translation MTTTDGARSDELIPAADSLEDIFKASYSRLVVAIYPLAGDLNEAQDAVQEAFARAMARRSRVLAADNPEAYLHTVARNVVRTWWRRRLRLARRLDLAATDVSTALPPSPDRVALLRALAQIPAAQREVLVRFYFADHSIEEIARALGVSVGTVKSRLHRGRAAMAQLVDETGDELRPDVAAAIDQVRTEVGAAAGAPDLTLIDRRGRRLQARRRAGMAAGTAAIAAAAAALVTVVSLAGGWHPAPITSDNNRPSTVAAALVGSRKSRSFLPVDETRAYAVVELKDKRYALAETADAGEHWQAHKLPSQLLADLGKYQPLVLGPKTVLIGTYLTKDGGQTWHRGEPSTARTILAPPSGLKPGAPIQAVPAGWPLARSCDRACLVAIDPTTGVPHEVLNTPVRAYAVLDSPNYLIHSAEQLWFNADGPHLNYSLDGGRSWRQLPYSQGSFSVAVNGRYVYVVMDHDVEGSMVVRSLDGGKNWEPAATDALTSQGDVCALADGTLLGIGLNRGHPHGGVQVSHDHGATFTSVDPVKASGIWRTLTGACVLGNFAWAGRGPLGTNKVWTTTDGDHFREIPLPAPLE, via the coding sequence ATGACCACGACCGATGGAGCTCGCTCCGACGAGCTGATACCTGCCGCCGACAGCCTCGAGGACATCTTCAAAGCGTCCTACTCGCGACTGGTGGTGGCGATCTATCCGCTGGCCGGCGACCTGAACGAGGCGCAGGACGCCGTACAGGAGGCGTTCGCGCGTGCGATGGCCCGCCGGTCGCGCGTGCTGGCGGCGGACAACCCGGAAGCCTATCTGCACACCGTGGCACGCAACGTCGTCCGCACCTGGTGGCGGCGCAGGCTGCGGTTGGCGCGCCGGCTGGACCTCGCGGCGACCGACGTGTCCACGGCTTTGCCGCCATCGCCGGATCGGGTCGCACTGCTGCGCGCGCTCGCGCAAATTCCGGCGGCACAGCGAGAGGTGCTGGTCAGGTTCTATTTCGCAGACCACTCGATCGAGGAGATCGCGAGGGCGCTTGGAGTCTCGGTGGGTACGGTCAAGTCACGGCTGCACCGCGGCCGCGCGGCAATGGCACAGCTGGTCGACGAGACCGGCGACGAGCTGCGGCCGGACGTGGCGGCGGCGATCGACCAGGTGCGTACGGAGGTCGGCGCGGCCGCCGGTGCTCCTGACCTGACCCTCATCGACCGGCGCGGCCGGCGGTTGCAGGCCCGGCGCAGGGCCGGCATGGCGGCCGGTACGGCGGCGATCGCCGCGGCAGCGGCCGCGCTCGTCACGGTGGTCAGCCTGGCCGGCGGCTGGCACCCCGCGCCGATCACCTCCGACAACAACAGGCCGTCGACAGTGGCCGCCGCCCTGGTCGGCAGCCGGAAGTCGCGGTCGTTCCTGCCGGTCGACGAGACGCGCGCGTACGCCGTCGTCGAGCTGAAGGACAAGCGCTACGCACTGGCCGAGACCGCCGACGCCGGCGAGCACTGGCAGGCACACAAGCTGCCGAGCCAGCTGCTCGCCGACCTCGGCAAGTATCAACCGCTGGTGCTCGGCCCGAAGACCGTGTTGATCGGCACCTACCTCACCAAGGACGGTGGACAGACCTGGCACAGAGGCGAGCCGTCGACCGCGCGTACGATCCTCGCACCGCCCTCGGGCCTGAAGCCAGGAGCGCCGATCCAGGCCGTACCAGCGGGTTGGCCGCTGGCGCGCAGCTGCGACCGAGCCTGCCTGGTGGCGATCGACCCCACCACCGGAGTGCCGCACGAGGTGTTGAACACGCCGGTCAGGGCGTACGCGGTCCTGGACAGCCCCAACTACCTGATTCACAGCGCGGAGCAGCTCTGGTTCAACGCGGACGGACCACACCTGAACTACAGCCTGGACGGCGGACGATCGTGGCGCCAGCTGCCGTACTCGCAAGGTAGTTTTTCCGTCGCGGTCAACGGAAGATACGTGTACGTCGTGATGGACCACGATGTCGAGGGATCGATGGTGGTCCGCTCGTTGGACGGCGGCAAAAACTGGGAGCCAGCCGCCACCGACGCACTCACCTCTCAAGGAGACGTGTGCGCTCTCGCGGATGGGACGCTGCTGGGGATCGGGCTCAACCGCGGCCACCCTCATGGCGGCGTACAAGTCAGCCACGACCACGGCGCCACCTTCACCTCCGTCGACCCGGTCAAGGCGAGCGGAATCTGGCGGACCCTGACCGGCGCATGCGTGCTCGGCAATTTCGCCTGGGCCGGCAGGGGGCCGCTGGGCACCAACAAGGTGTGGACGACCACGGACGGCGATCACTTCCGCGAGATCCCGCTGCCGGCGCCGCTGGAGTAA
- a CDS encoding FAD-dependent monooxygenase yields MDIFDVIVAGCGPTGAMLAAELRLHDVRVLVLEKETEPVSFIRVPALHMRSLELMAMRGLLDRFLERGRRRPLGGIFAAIGAPAPENLDSAYAFMLGIPQPIAERLLEEHALELGAQVRRGRTVTGFEQDADGVTVELAGGEKLRSRYLVGCDGGRSSVRKLLGVGFPGEPSRNETLMGEMKVSAPGEEIAAKVADIRETHKGFWLRSFGGEIYSVVVPAVDFTEDRTEPPTLDDVRRGLRAIAGTDFGVHSPRWLSRFGDATRLADSYRVGRVLLAGDAAHIHPPTGGQGMNLGIQDAVNLGWKLAAQVRGTAPPTLLDTYQLERRPVAADVLDNTRAQAELMSTEPGARAVRRLLTALMDFDEVNRYLIEKVTAIGVRYDFGAGPDLLGRRIPDIETKKGRLYDQLRRGRGMVVDRTDRLTAGGWSDRVDYLADPTATLDAPAALIRPDGYVGWIGDEQQDLDDQLARWFGAPDVPRREG; encoded by the coding sequence ATGGACATTTTCGATGTGATCGTCGCCGGTTGCGGGCCAACCGGCGCGATGCTGGCGGCCGAGCTGCGGCTGCACGACGTGCGGGTCCTGGTCCTGGAAAAGGAGACCGAGCCGGTGTCGTTCATCCGCGTACCCGCTCTGCACATGCGCAGCCTCGAGCTGATGGCGATGCGGGGACTGCTGGATCGCTTTCTTGAGCGGGGGAGGCGACGGCCGCTCGGCGGCATTTTCGCCGCCATCGGCGCGCCCGCGCCGGAAAACCTGGACTCCGCGTACGCCTTCATGCTCGGCATCCCGCAGCCGATCGCCGAGCGGCTGCTCGAAGAACACGCGCTCGAGCTTGGCGCGCAGGTCCGGCGCGGCCGTACGGTGACCGGTTTCGAGCAGGACGCGGACGGCGTGACCGTCGAGCTGGCCGGCGGCGAGAAGCTGCGATCGCGTTACCTGGTCGGCTGCGACGGCGGCCGCAGCTCGGTGCGCAAGCTGCTCGGCGTCGGCTTTCCCGGCGAGCCCTCGCGCAACGAGACGTTGATGGGGGAGATGAAAGTCAGCGCGCCGGGGGAGGAAATCGCCGCCAAGGTGGCCGACATCCGCGAGACCCACAAGGGATTCTGGCTCAGGTCGTTTGGCGGGGAGATCTACAGCGTTGTCGTCCCCGCTGTGGATTTCACCGAGGATCGTACGGAACCGCCGACGCTCGACGATGTCAGGCGGGGGTTGCGCGCCATCGCCGGGACTGATTTCGGCGTACATTCTCCACGCTGGCTGTCCCGCTTTGGCGATGCCACCCGGCTGGCCGACAGCTATCGAGTCGGCCGCGTGCTGTTGGCCGGCGACGCGGCGCATATCCATCCGCCGACCGGCGGTCAGGGCATGAACCTCGGCATCCAGGATGCGGTCAACCTCGGCTGGAAGCTGGCCGCGCAGGTCCGCGGCACGGCGCCGCCGACGCTGCTGGACACCTACCAGCTCGAACGGCGGCCGGTCGCCGCGGACGTACTGGACAACACTCGCGCGCAGGCCGAACTGATGTCCACCGAGCCAGGCGCGCGGGCCGTACGCAGACTGCTCACCGCGCTGATGGACTTCGACGAGGTGAACCGCTATCTGATCGAGAAGGTCACTGCGATCGGTGTTCGCTATGACTTCGGCGCCGGTCCCGATCTGCTCGGCCGCCGGATTCCGGACATCGAAACAAAAAAGGGCCGCCTCTACGACCAGCTGCGCCGCGGCCGCGGCATGGTCGTCGACCGCACCGACCGGCTGACCGCCGGCGGCTGGTCGGACCGTGTCGACTATCTGGCGGATCCGACGGCGACACTGGATGCGCCGGCTGCTCTGATCCGTCCTGACGGCTACGTCGGCTGGATAGGCGACGAGCAGCAGGACCTCGACGACCAACTCGCCCGCTGGTTCGGCGCACCTGACGTTCCACGGCGAGAGGGCTGA
- a CDS encoding SDR family oxidoreductase, whose translation MHATSLTAKAALVTGASRGIGRAIALGLAAQGSSVAVAYRKNDVQAAEVVRTITESGGMAVSLQADLSQLDEIDRLFHQAEANLGPLDIVVANAADAVVKPFTECTEADYDRIFDTNAKGVFFTLQQAARRLRDGGRIIVTSTGGTKMFFTDTSLYLGSKGAVEQFVRVLSREVATRAITVNAVSPGFTDTDLLPDRDRTMAAELSPFGRIGTPAEVAEVAVFLASDAARWVTGQNIGAGGGVF comes from the coding sequence TTGCACGCCACCTCACTCACCGCAAAAGCGGCCCTGGTCACCGGCGCGTCCCGCGGAATCGGCCGGGCCATCGCGCTCGGACTGGCGGCGCAGGGCTCGTCGGTCGCGGTCGCCTATCGCAAAAACGACGTCCAGGCCGCCGAAGTGGTGCGTACGATCACCGAATCCGGCGGCATGGCCGTGTCGCTGCAGGCAGACCTGAGCCAACTCGACGAGATCGACCGGCTTTTCCATCAGGCAGAGGCAAACCTGGGGCCACTGGACATCGTCGTCGCCAATGCCGCGGACGCGGTCGTCAAACCGTTCACGGAATGCACCGAGGCCGACTACGACCGGATCTTCGACACCAACGCCAAAGGCGTTTTCTTCACGCTCCAGCAAGCCGCCCGCCGGCTGCGCGACGGTGGCCGCATCATCGTCACCTCCACCGGCGGCACCAAGATGTTCTTCACCGACACGTCGCTCTATCTCGGCAGCAAAGGTGCGGTCGAGCAGTTCGTACGCGTGCTGTCGCGAGAGGTGGCCACCCGCGCCATCACGGTCAACGCGGTTTCTCCCGGCTTCACCGACACCGACCTGCTGCCTGACCGTGACCGTACGATGGCCGCGGAGCTGTCCCCGTTCGGCCGGATCGGCACCCCGGCCGAGGTCGCCGAGGTGGCCGTTTTCCTGGCCAGCGACGCCGCGCGCTGGGTCACCGGCCAGAACATCGGCGCCGGCGGCGGTGTTTTCTAA
- a CDS encoding LysR family transcriptional regulator encodes MELEQVRIALALAEELHFGRTADRLHLSQSRVSKQLSALERELGAALFERTSRRVRLTPLGRRFLAEAEPAYAGLLAAAETVRRTAANEVRLGFFPTTGGAALTRLIRATQRDRPDLTVELVELSLDSNDFYRPVRDGTVDVMVTWRTGSADTDIVEGPAIDRQRRVAAMSADSPLAGRSSISVLEVGNWKTFELGGSSIGDLFLPPATSDNVPIPRDHGIFTSLAEFLGQIALGHFTHATVGSLAEIAHRDDIAYVPIHDLPPIDLVLVRSRRNDNPAAAAMVAVARSLRTP; translated from the coding sequence GTGGAGCTGGAACAGGTGCGGATCGCACTGGCGCTGGCCGAGGAGTTGCATTTCGGCCGGACCGCCGACCGGCTGCACCTGTCGCAGTCACGGGTCAGCAAGCAGCTCTCGGCACTGGAACGAGAGCTCGGCGCGGCACTGTTCGAGCGAACCAGCCGGCGGGTACGGCTGACCCCGCTCGGACGCCGTTTCCTGGCCGAGGCGGAGCCCGCGTACGCCGGCCTGCTCGCCGCCGCCGAGACGGTCCGCCGGACCGCGGCCAACGAGGTGCGCCTCGGGTTCTTCCCGACGACCGGAGGTGCCGCGCTGACCCGGCTGATCCGCGCCACACAACGCGACCGGCCCGACCTCACCGTCGAGCTGGTGGAGTTGTCGTTAGATTCCAACGATTTCTATCGACCGGTGCGCGACGGCACGGTCGATGTCATGGTCACCTGGCGGACCGGCTCGGCCGACACCGACATCGTGGAGGGCCCGGCGATCGACCGGCAGCGGCGGGTCGCCGCGATGTCCGCCGACAGCCCACTCGCCGGCCGCTCGTCCATCTCGGTTCTCGAGGTCGGAAACTGGAAAACCTTCGAGCTCGGCGGCAGTTCCATCGGCGACCTGTTTCTTCCACCCGCCACGAGCGACAACGTCCCCATCCCGCGCGACCACGGGATTTTTACGTCTCTGGCCGAGTTTCTCGGACAGATCGCGCTCGGCCACTTCACCCATGCCACCGTCGGGTCTCTGGCCGAAATCGCGCACCGCGACGACATCGCGTACGTGCCGATCCACGACCTGCCACCGATCGATCTCGTACTCGTACGCTCTCGCCGTAACGACAATCCCGCCGCCGCCGCGATGGTGGCCGTCGCACGGTCCCTTCGGACGCCTTGA
- a CDS encoding zinc-binding dehydrogenase: protein MGDIPDGRICGLSHRHAGPSEARRGRKASPHHRRGFPLAQAADAHRLGETNRTAGKIVLDTLR, encoded by the coding sequence ATGGGGGACATTCCGGATGGTCGTATTTGTGGATTGAGCCATCGGCATGCTGGCCCTAGCGAAGCTCGCCGAGGAAGGAAAGCTTCGCCCCACCATCGCCGCGGTTTCCCACTGGCGCAAGCCGCTGACGCACACCGACTCGGCGAAACCAACCGTACAGCTGGAAAAATCGTCCTCGATACGCTCAGATAG
- a CDS encoding serine hydrolase domain-containing protein: MAVVQPNAALAGEKLGDVQRALDAMVAAGTPGALARVEDSGRSWTVTSGVADIDTAAPVPREARFRAASLTKAMVSTVVLQLAAGRRLDLDQPVGRWQPGIVARADRITVRQLMNHTGGLADYMAAPEFADPLHRPVLRMGRLRGDFQRSRHQQVSSTPCSPDG, from the coding sequence GTGGCGGTTGTTCAGCCAAATGCCGCGCTCGCAGGCGAAAAGCTGGGTGATGTTCAGCGCGCGTTGGACGCGATGGTCGCTGCCGGTACGCCCGGCGCGCTGGCTCGGGTGGAAGATTCCGGCCGGTCCTGGACGGTCACGAGCGGTGTCGCCGATATCGATACGGCGGCGCCTGTGCCGCGCGAGGCCAGGTTCCGGGCAGCGAGCCTGACCAAGGCGATGGTCTCGACGGTCGTACTGCAACTGGCGGCCGGCCGGCGGCTCGATCTCGACCAGCCGGTCGGTCGTTGGCAGCCGGGGATCGTCGCCCGCGCGGACCGGATCACCGTGCGCCAGTTGATGAATCACACCGGCGGGCTCGCCGACTACATGGCCGCGCCGGAGTTCGCCGATCCGTTGCATCGACCCGTCCTTCGAATGGGCCGCCTTCGGGGTGATTTCCAGCGGTCGCGACATCAACAGGTTTCTTCCACGCCCTGTTCGCCGGACGGCTGA
- a CDS encoding YybH family protein — MTSYGPSSGNLLSAATNPDLAGAYAALESFYYALNQRDLEVLSAVWSDDPEAQLNNPLGGILRGGQAIAELYRKIFEGPVRLTVTFGDFLTYSGTGHAVFAGRETGHYDTGSSKVPLAIRTSRYFRYDEVSGRWRQFHHHGSIDAPAELARYQQAVTGG; from the coding sequence ATGACATCGTACGGACCCTCATCCGGTAACCTGCTCTCCGCCGCCACCAACCCCGACCTCGCCGGTGCGTACGCGGCGCTCGAATCCTTCTATTACGCGCTCAACCAGCGTGATCTTGAGGTGTTGAGCGCCGTCTGGTCGGACGATCCGGAGGCTCAGTTGAACAATCCGCTCGGCGGCATCCTGCGAGGTGGCCAGGCGATCGCCGAGCTCTATCGGAAGATCTTCGAGGGGCCGGTGAGGTTGACGGTCACGTTTGGCGACTTTCTGACGTACTCGGGGACTGGACACGCCGTGTTCGCTGGTCGCGAGACGGGACACTATGACACCGGATCGTCGAAGGTGCCGCTGGCTATCCGGACGAGTCGGTATTTTCGCTACGACGAGGTCAGCGGTCGGTGGAGGCAGTTTCATCACCACGGCAGCATCGATGCGCCCGCCGAGTTGGCGCGGTATCAGCAGGCCGTGACCGGCGGGTAG